In one Nicotiana sylvestris chromosome 8, ASM39365v2, whole genome shotgun sequence genomic region, the following are encoded:
- the LOC104248433 gene encoding non-specific lipid-transfer protein A-like — protein MAKILIALFALSLILGQTNADIQCSDVISKVSSCEGYLLGKVAAPSPNCCFGLQDLAKVADDSQPDRQTICQCFKAAMQTFPVDFQKAKQLPQICHFKSTIPIEPNVDCSK, from the coding sequence ATGGCAAAAATCCTTATAGCTTTGTTTGCTTTGTCTCTAATTTTAGGCCAAACAAATGCAGATATTCAGTGTAGTGATGTTATATCAAAAGTGAGCTCTTGTGAAGGGTATTTGCTAGGTAAAGTTGCAGCACCTAGCCCAAattgttgctttggattgcaagATTTGGCTAAAGTGGCTGATGACTCACAACCAGATCGTCAAACTATTTGTCAATGCTTTAAAGCTGCCATGCAAACTTTCCCTGTGGACTTCCAAAAAGCTAAACAACTTCCTCAGATTTGCCATTTCAAGAGTACTATACCAATTGAACCCAATGTTGATTGCTCAAAGTAA